A section of the Streptococcus oriscaviae genome encodes:
- a CDS encoding PTS transporter subunit EIIC encodes MDNKTLAKEILQYVGGAENVKSAQHCATRLRIITKNQDLVDVKAVENLDKVKGSFYNSGQYQIILGTGLVDKVYEEFMPLIGQAMSAKVDDDLTAPEKLTFRRAIRIFGDVFVPIIPVLVATGLFMGLRGLLTQEAVLGIFGLTPDDVPVQLIQFTQILTDTAFAFLPALVAWSTFKIFGGTPILGMVLGLMLVNSILPNAYAVGSGEAEPMVFFGFIKVVGYQASVLPAFMTALITTKIEKWLKKTIPDSLDLILRPFLTLLSGLVLGLFIIGPVFHEIEVYVLATVEFLLTLPFGLGGLIYGSFGQLLGILGIHHILSLLEINMLAKDGWNLLNPVGTCGNVAQAGAVLAIAIKTVSNKMKQVAYPSALSASLGITEPAVFGVTLRLGRPFIMSMIGGGIGGFFASIFQLKATGLGLTGIPGTLLYLNEQLPLYILTNLIAFATAFALTWMFGYKKEDTL; translated from the coding sequence ATGGATAATAAAACACTAGCAAAAGAAATACTACAGTATGTCGGTGGTGCAGAGAATGTAAAGTCTGCCCAACACTGTGCAACTCGGTTAAGAATCATTACAAAAAATCAGGATTTGGTTGATGTAAAAGCTGTTGAAAATTTAGATAAAGTAAAAGGTAGCTTTTATAATTCCGGCCAATATCAAATTATCCTTGGGACAGGACTTGTTGATAAGGTTTATGAAGAATTTATGCCTTTAATTGGACAAGCAATGTCTGCTAAAGTCGATGATGATTTAACTGCACCAGAAAAACTAACTTTTAGACGGGCTATTCGGATTTTTGGGGATGTATTTGTACCTATTATTCCTGTACTGGTTGCCACTGGTTTGTTTATGGGCTTACGTGGGCTACTGACTCAGGAAGCTGTTCTTGGTATTTTTGGTTTGACACCTGATGATGTACCCGTTCAGTTGATTCAATTTACTCAAATCCTAACAGATACAGCCTTTGCGTTTTTACCAGCACTTGTGGCTTGGTCTACATTTAAAATCTTTGGCGGAACACCTATTCTTGGTATGGTCTTGGGCTTGATGTTGGTTAACTCCATTTTGCCGAATGCCTATGCGGTTGGTTCAGGTGAAGCTGAACCGATGGTCTTCTTTGGTTTTATTAAGGTTGTTGGTTACCAGGCCTCTGTTCTGCCAGCCTTTATGACGGCTCTTATTACCACGAAGATTGAAAAATGGCTTAAAAAGACAATTCCAGATTCTCTTGATTTAATCTTACGTCCATTCTTGACACTATTGAGTGGTTTGGTTTTAGGTCTGTTTATTATCGGTCCTGTTTTCCATGAAATTGAAGTTTATGTACTTGCTACGGTTGAATTTTTATTAACATTACCATTTGGTCTAGGTGGATTGATTTATGGCTCATTTGGGCAATTGCTTGGTATTTTGGGGATTCACCATATTCTAAGTCTCCTTGAAATCAATATGCTTGCAAAAGATGGGTGGAACTTACTAAACCCAGTTGGAACATGTGGAAACGTTGCTCAAGCAGGTGCAGTTCTAGCCATTGCCATTAAGACCGTATCAAACAAAATGAAACAGGTAGCCTATCCATCGGCTTTGTCTGCTTCGCTCGGTATTACGGAACCAGCTGTCTTTGGTGTTACATTACGCCTTGGAAGACCATTTATTATGTCAATGATTGGTGGTGGTATCGGAGGATTCTTCGCATCTATTTTCCAACTGAAAGCGACAGGATTGGGGTTGACAGGGATTCCTGGAACTCTTCTATACTTGAATGAACAATTACCGCTTTATATCCTGACAAACCTCATTGCATTTGCAACTGCATTTGCATTGACGTGGATGTTTGGATATAAGAAAGAAGATACTTTATAA
- a CDS encoding alpha/beta hydrolase → MDFFSIVLLIVACISVIGIAVAVYVYYHPQLIVGRIQNVLYKNKRPINSYEPFDPPMRMIKENKQLLVTEIGYGTEYPNSFLDILYPSEDTSVRRPTVIYFHGGGFFGGDKRLGDPLAVDDDANRLFEEVAANGFNFVNVNYALVPDYHFPVPLIQMNQAIEFLLQHDFELGLDMQNVVLFGQSAGAVLVGQYGSLLANEEYQKILGITPSIKAERIKALIIDDAPFMTEKFGLKLKLMTGNYLGTMNMQSPTAKKSNAYEFITIGYRPTFLTAGNTDGFPDDMSAFAQKLTEVGTECEYFFVPKNVCELPHGYLNLVKENEHARLCFDHILSFMKKYTGGNGNEQVS, encoded by the coding sequence ATGGATTTTTTTTCTATAGTATTATTGATTGTCGCATGTATTTCCGTAATTGGTATTGCAGTAGCAGTTTATGTCTATTATCATCCGCAACTTATCGTCGGTCGAATTCAGAATGTCTTATATAAAAATAAAAGACCGATAAACTCTTATGAACCTTTCGATCCACCTATGCGAATGATAAAAGAAAATAAGCAATTGCTTGTAACAGAAATAGGTTATGGTACCGAGTATCCCAATAGTTTTTTAGATATCTTATATCCTAGCGAGGATACCTCGGTTCGGCGCCCCACGGTCATATATTTTCACGGGGGAGGATTCTTTGGAGGAGACAAAAGACTAGGTGATCCATTAGCAGTAGATGATGATGCTAACAGATTGTTCGAAGAAGTTGCGGCAAATGGATTTAACTTTGTTAATGTAAATTATGCACTCGTACCAGATTATCATTTCCCTGTACCCTTAATTCAGATGAATCAAGCTATTGAATTTCTGCTACAACATGATTTTGAATTAGGTTTGGATATGCAAAATGTAGTGTTATTTGGTCAGTCAGCCGGTGCCGTCCTAGTTGGGCAGTATGGTTCACTATTAGCGAATGAGGAATATCAAAAAATTCTTGGCATTACCCCATCAATAAAAGCCGAAAGAATAAAAGCATTGATCATTGATGATGCTCCGTTTATGACTGAAAAATTCGGTCTAAAATTAAAGTTGATGACTGGAAACTACTTAGGGACAATGAATATGCAAAGCCCAACTGCCAAGAAATCCAATGCATATGAATTTATCACTATAGGGTATCGACCTACTTTTCTTACAGCAGGAAACACAGATGGTTTTCCAGATGACATGAGCGCTTTTGCTCAAAAGTTGACAGAAGTTGGTACTGAATGTGAGTATTTCTTCGTTCCGAAAAACGTTTGTGAATTACCACATGGATATTTGAATCTTGTGAAAGAAAATGAACACGCCAGATTATGTTTTGATCATATTCTTAGCTTTATGAAAAAGTACACTGGAGGTAATGGTAATGAACAAGTTAGCTAA
- a CDS encoding family 78 glycoside hydrolase catalytic domain, which yields MNKLAKWICNPIDSEENKVVSVFRCEFQVKQGLIGAKLHITSHGVYDVTFNAKSITDHKFTPGFTSYYHRIQIQEYDVISQLHIGTNSWLTTVGDGWWRWNNNFGYRLALWGQLTLSYADGSIEMVYTDESFEVGEGPIQKSDLQRGEVFDARITLGNWKRVEVETEQTDADLIDNQSVPVREKEHFPAKLFRDTSGNLVADFGQNVAGYVRMVLYNTKPGQVVRIKHGEALDLEGNFSTANCDAGMKEFQEITYICKGGEREEYAPSFSYFGFRYALIQGIENGEFTAIAVYSDMDQTGDFHCSNPLINKLVENARWSQKGNFLDVPVDCPTRERNAWTGDAQIYIRTAAYFMNVEQFFKKWLVDQRIEQYSSGKVGITFPSTSSVHNPIELVRIQSTRPEMALAGPLGNGNIGEDSVGWGDSAVWLPYQLYLMYGDKKILEDHYETAKKWLEFSISCMKERNPKYEDKEWYRNGDGDYIYDTRFHYGEWNEPLPPEPAVIELFKNGGKPEDFVKHMAKYGQPEVATAYTKRSCDNMAHIAEILNKLDDVARYKELSEKIKKAYNNYLVADDGEILKGHQAPYIRALALDLVDERKKPSVIKQLKQELENSNYHLNTGFLSTVYLLPVLCDNGLIEEAYKILEQTDSPGWLQPITVGATTIPENWDGFTNFRDSLNHYSFGAVCQFFFEYIAGIRPIFEAPGFKEFELKPIPGGSLRWAEGSYQTKYGKIYSKWKIENDAFLYECTIPENTVGHLTLPDGLYHRLEEGNYTFKTSMS from the coding sequence ATGAACAAGTTAGCTAAATGGATTTGCAATCCAATTGATTCGGAAGAAAATAAAGTCGTGTCTGTTTTTCGATGTGAATTTCAAGTTAAACAAGGTCTGATTGGAGCGAAACTTCATATAACATCACACGGTGTTTATGATGTTACATTTAATGCCAAGTCAATAACTGATCATAAGTTTACACCAGGTTTTACAAGTTATTATCATCGTATTCAGATTCAAGAATATGATGTTATAAGTCAACTCCATATTGGAACCAATAGTTGGTTAACGACAGTAGGAGACGGATGGTGGCGCTGGAACAATAATTTTGGGTATCGCTTGGCTCTCTGGGGGCAATTAACACTATCTTATGCCGATGGTAGCATTGAAATGGTTTATACGGATGAATCTTTTGAGGTTGGTGAAGGTCCCATCCAAAAATCGGATCTTCAAAGAGGCGAAGTCTTTGATGCAAGAATTACACTTGGAAATTGGAAAAGAGTTGAGGTCGAAACTGAACAGACGGATGCCGACTTAATCGATAATCAGAGTGTTCCAGTAAGAGAGAAGGAGCATTTTCCTGCTAAGTTGTTCCGAGATACTAGTGGAAATTTAGTTGCAGATTTTGGACAGAATGTTGCCGGCTACGTTCGGATGGTCTTGTATAATACAAAGCCTGGACAAGTAGTACGGATAAAACACGGTGAGGCACTAGATTTAGAAGGAAATTTTTCGACAGCCAACTGTGATGCTGGAATGAAAGAATTTCAGGAAATTACTTATATTTGTAAAGGTGGAGAACGTGAAGAATATGCTCCATCGTTTTCCTACTTTGGTTTCCGTTATGCCTTAATTCAAGGAATTGAAAACGGAGAATTTACAGCTATTGCTGTCTATTCAGACATGGACCAAACTGGAGATTTTCATTGTTCAAACCCATTGATAAATAAACTGGTGGAGAACGCCCGCTGGAGTCAAAAAGGTAATTTTTTAGATGTTCCAGTGGACTGCCCGACTCGGGAAAGAAATGCCTGGACTGGTGATGCTCAAATATATATAAGAACAGCTGCGTATTTCATGAATGTAGAACAATTTTTCAAAAAATGGCTAGTTGATCAGAGAATTGAGCAATATTCAAGTGGAAAAGTTGGAATTACTTTCCCATCAACCTCCTCTGTTCATAATCCGATAGAATTAGTACGCATTCAATCTACTAGACCTGAGATGGCTTTAGCAGGCCCTTTAGGAAATGGAAATATCGGTGAGGATAGTGTGGGTTGGGGAGACTCTGCAGTTTGGTTGCCCTATCAGCTGTATTTGATGTATGGGGACAAAAAGATTTTAGAAGATCATTATGAAACAGCAAAAAAATGGCTTGAGTTTTCAATAAGTTGCATGAAAGAGAGAAATCCAAAATACGAGGACAAGGAATGGTATAGAAACGGTGATGGTGATTATATTTATGATACTCGTTTCCACTATGGAGAATGGAATGAACCGCTACCACCTGAGCCTGCAGTTATTGAACTCTTTAAAAATGGAGGTAAGCCAGAAGATTTTGTAAAACATATGGCAAAATATGGACAACCAGAAGTTGCCACTGCATATACAAAGCGTTCTTGTGATAATATGGCACACATTGCAGAAATTCTGAATAAGCTAGATGATGTAGCACGTTACAAAGAATTATCAGAAAAAATTAAAAAAGCATATAACAATTACTTAGTCGCAGATGATGGTGAAATATTAAAAGGTCATCAAGCACCTTATATTAGAGCTCTTGCATTAGATTTGGTAGACGAAAGAAAGAAACCTTCTGTCATTAAGCAGTTGAAACAAGAACTAGAAAATTCAAATTATCATTTAAATACAGGTTTTTTGTCAACAGTTTATTTGCTACCTGTGTTATGTGATAATGGGCTAATTGAAGAAGCTTATAAAATTTTGGAGCAAACTGATTCACCAGGTTGGCTTCAACCCATTACGGTTGGAGCGACAACAATTCCTGAGAATTGGGATGGATTTACAAACTTTAGAGATAGTCTGAATCATTATTCATTTGGAGCTGTTTGTCAATTTTTCTTTGAATATATTGCTGGAATCCGTCCAATCTTTGAGGCACCAGGTTTTAAAGAATTTGAGCTAAAACCAATTCCAGGTGGCAGCCTAAGATGGGCAGAAGGGAGTTATCAGACGAAATATGGAAAAATCTATTCCAAATGGAAGATTGAAAATGATGCATTTCTCTATGAATGTACAATACCAGAAAATACTGTCGGTCATTTAACTTTACCAGATGGACTCTATCATAGATTAGAAGAAGGTAACTACACATTTAAAACTAGTATGAGCTAA
- a CDS encoding alpha/beta hydrolase — MKKFKKIILWTLGIVASLGLIAYVSVTNHPQLVVGVIQSFMYQESSPNSYSPLYDPIDGLKENGQYLKSEIAYSKDYPNSFLDITYPDQNFEADRPTLFYFHGGGFFGGSKNMGDPLAASQATYLIDDIVSKGYNVVNVDYALVPDHHFPTPVIQMNQAIAYMKEHAEEYHLNMDNVVLMGSSAGAIMVAQYGSLLANNDYAQLLNIEPTIEKEHVKALVIDDAPLDYAKFSLRTKILVGNYVSETIYLSEEEINAYNPIFHVNKDYPASFLLGSEYRTDMVSLNKALKQAGVENELVDPLAEEGLEKPHGFVANLRNDPVSAKAFERLMTFIDDRAKE, encoded by the coding sequence ATGAAAAAATTCAAAAAAATCATCTTATGGACCCTTGGGATTGTAGCTAGCCTCGGTCTCATTGCCTATGTGTCCGTTACCAATCATCCGCAGTTGGTGGTCGGGGTCATTCAATCGTTTATGTACCAGGAGAGTTCACCGAACTCTTACAGTCCCCTTTATGATCCCATTGACGGCTTGAAAGAAAATGGTCAGTATCTGAAAAGTGAGATTGCCTATAGCAAGGACTATCCTAACAGCTTTTTAGATATTACCTATCCAGACCAAAATTTTGAAGCTGACCGTCCAACCCTCTTCTATTTCCACGGTGGTGGATTCTTTGGAGGCAGCAAAAATATGGGGGACCCTCTGGCTGCCAGCCAAGCGACCTATCTCATTGACGATATCGTGTCAAAAGGGTATAATGTGGTCAATGTGGACTATGCCCTTGTACCAGACCACCATTTTCCAACACCAGTGATTCAGATGAATCAGGCCATCGCCTACATGAAGGAACACGCTGAAGAATACCATTTGAACATGGACAATGTCGTCTTAATGGGCTCATCAGCAGGTGCCATCATGGTAGCACAATATGGCAGTCTCTTAGCCAACAATGATTACGCTCAGCTATTGAACATTGAACCAACTATTGAAAAAGAACATGTCAAGGCTCTGGTCATCGACGACGCTCCCTTAGATTACGCCAAATTTAGCTTAAGGACCAAGATTTTGGTTGGAAATTATGTTTCAGAAACCATTTATCTAAGTGAGGAAGAAATCAATGCCTATAACCCGATTTTCCATGTGAACAAGGACTACCCAGCAAGTTTCCTCCTGGGAAGCGAGTATCGGACAGATATGGTGTCGCTCAATAAAGCCTTGAAGCAAGCGGGAGTTGAGAATGAATTGGTCGATCCCTTAGCAGAAGAAGGGCTTGAAAAGCCCCATGGCTTTGTGGCGAATCTACGAAATGACCCTGTGTCTGCTAAAGCATTCGAGCGGTTGATGACATTTATAGACGATAGAGCCAAGGAATAA
- a CDS encoding TetR/AcrR family transcriptional regulator, which yields MEKVKRKESLFVESVVEALWDLLEDKPFEKISVSELVERAGVGRVTFYRNFSNKEEVLKRSFNLELQAWLTERQMDLSDWSDARLLLALRQFFDFWYEQQDRIRLLTANHLDYLLEEALDSYFKERLGDLTDDFHLQFIVGGFFRVLKTWVARGCKESPDDIMRLMGEQ from the coding sequence GTGGAAAAAGTGAAGCGGAAAGAATCGCTATTTGTGGAGAGTGTCGTGGAGGCTCTGTGGGACTTGCTGGAAGACAAACCCTTTGAAAAGATTAGTGTGTCAGAGTTGGTAGAGCGGGCCGGTGTCGGTCGGGTGACCTTTTATCGCAACTTTTCCAATAAGGAAGAGGTTCTCAAACGCTCCTTCAACTTGGAATTGCAAGCCTGGTTGACCGAGCGGCAGATGGACTTGTCAGATTGGTCAGATGCTCGTCTATTACTAGCTTTACGGCAATTTTTTGACTTTTGGTATGAGCAACAGGATAGGATTCGCTTATTGACAGCCAACCATTTGGACTACTTGCTCGAGGAAGCCTTGGACAGCTACTTCAAAGAAAGACTGGGGGACTTGACTGATGATTTTCACCTGCAATTTATCGTGGGGGGATTTTTCCGAGTGCTTAAAACCTGGGTTGCTAGAGGCTGTAAGGAAAGCCCTGATGACATCATGCGGCTGATGGGGGAGCAATAG
- a CDS encoding AraC family transcriptional regulator, whose amino-acid sequence MQYLTDKDFETFVDLLKIRKDELQHSRVPLEYEAELLKQIENGEYQQLEGQSFIKLESTLMENEIEVKLKLQFTLVSAITLFSRAAISGGLSPDEAFSISDAMLYYIAKSKDTKEFNELFQFAAIFFAKKVSSSKEEHLPHHVKKICTYISNHIFHKITITDLANYANLSPNYMCKLFHSHMGVTIHKYIQSEKVEIACNFLSQTDVSILDISTYLGFKTVSNFSVIFKKWKKMTPSEYRKVHFKNVI is encoded by the coding sequence ATGCAATATCTCACAGATAAAGATTTTGAAACCTTTGTTGATCTTTTAAAAATTAGAAAGGACGAACTGCAACATAGTAGAGTTCCCTTAGAATATGAAGCTGAACTCCTAAAGCAAATTGAAAATGGAGAATACCAACAGTTAGAAGGACAGTCATTTATAAAACTAGAAAGTACTCTAATGGAAAATGAAATTGAAGTAAAATTAAAATTGCAATTTACTCTAGTTTCAGCCATCACACTTTTCTCCAGAGCAGCCATTTCCGGTGGTCTATCACCTGATGAGGCATTTTCAATTTCTGATGCAATGCTTTACTATATTGCAAAATCAAAAGATACCAAAGAATTTAATGAGTTGTTCCAATTTGCAGCAATATTTTTTGCCAAAAAAGTAAGTTCTTCAAAAGAAGAGCACCTTCCTCACCATGTGAAAAAAATCTGCACCTATATTAGCAACCATATATTCCATAAAATCACAATTACAGATTTAGCAAATTATGCAAATTTATCCCCAAATTACATGTGCAAGTTGTTTCATTCACATATGGGAGTTACCATACATAAATATATCCAGAGTGAGAAAGTGGAAATTGCCTGTAACTTCCTTAGCCAAACAGATGTTTCCATTCTTGATATTTCAACCTATCTAGGGTTTAAAACTGTCAGCAATTTTTCTGTCATCTTTAAAAAATGGAAAAAAATGACCCCTTCAGAATATAGAAAAGTACACTTTAAGAATGTCATTTAA
- a CDS encoding chlorophyllase/cutinase-like alpha/beta fold protein — protein sequence MKKVLIGIGILIACLGIGFLYLASKPSVASNYTEVVETGGAVEKKYLGLGNYDVSYLEINALQNFKKYELYYPTSIETETRKFPVVIFSNGTGVRASKYAAVLKHLASWGFIVIGTEEEYSWNGFSSEMSLRLAIKLNDNETVEGLKSNPFFSKVDLDKIGLSGHSQGGVGVFNAVTEQKHGHMIKAIYAASPANLELSSNLEWDYDPSLITVPTFLVSGTGAGDEDLVVSGKQLTQIYETLPATITKVMARRKEAGHGDMLSLPNGYMVAWFMWQLQGDPEAETAFQGNSPEIVQNKLYQDQKRND from the coding sequence ATGAAAAAAGTTTTAATCGGCATTGGGATTTTAATAGCTTGTTTGGGTATTGGTTTCCTGTATTTAGCCAGCAAGCCATCAGTAGCTTCTAACTACACAGAAGTAGTTGAAACGGGAGGAGCTGTTGAGAAAAAGTATCTTGGGCTAGGAAACTATGACGTTTCCTATCTCGAAATCAATGCTTTACAAAATTTCAAAAAATATGAACTATATTATCCTACAAGTATTGAAACAGAAACCAGAAAATTTCCAGTTGTGATATTTTCTAATGGTACCGGTGTTAGAGCTTCTAAGTATGCGGCTGTTTTGAAACATTTGGCTTCTTGGGGCTTTATTGTGATTGGTACTGAGGAAGAATATTCTTGGAATGGATTTTCATCCGAAATGAGCTTGCGACTTGCTATCAAGCTAAATGATAATGAGACTGTTGAAGGCCTAAAATCAAATCCTTTCTTTAGTAAAGTCGATTTAGATAAGATTGGATTATCAGGTCATTCTCAAGGTGGTGTAGGGGTCTTTAATGCTGTTACAGAACAAAAGCATGGGCATATGATCAAAGCCATCTACGCTGCAAGTCCTGCAAATTTAGAACTTTCTAGTAATTTAGAATGGGACTATGACCCGAGCTTGATCACTGTTCCGACCTTTCTTGTCTCAGGTACGGGTGCTGGAGATGAGGATTTGGTAGTGTCTGGCAAGCAGTTGACACAAATTTATGAAACATTACCAGCTACCATCACAAAGGTAATGGCTCGGAGAAAAGAAGCTGGACATGGTGATATGCTTAGTCTTCCAAATGGCTATATGGTAGCTTGGTTTATGTGGCAATTACAAGGGGACCCTGAAGCAGAGACGGCATTTCAAGGAAACTCGCCTGAAATAGTTCAAAACAAACTCTATCAAGACCAAAAACGAAACGACTAG
- a CDS encoding NAD(P)-dependent oxidoreductase, with protein MKIAVVAANGKAGSLIVKEAVARGFEVTAIVRDENKTVAQQVIQKDVFDLTADDVIGFDAVVDAVGAWTADTVHMVPDAAKHLAAILKDSQTRLLVVGGAASLYVNPEHTLTVADVTEFPAEVLPVLNAHKEALEALRQVDDVNWTYVSPAGDFQADGERTGRYILGGEELVLNSKGESVISYADYAIGMIDEIASGNHLKARISLVSE; from the coding sequence ATGAAAATAGCAGTAGTAGCAGCGAACGGTAAAGCAGGTAGCTTGATTGTGAAAGAAGCGGTCGCACGTGGTTTTGAAGTAACGGCTATCGTTCGTGATGAAAATAAGACAGTCGCACAGCAGGTTATTCAAAAGGATGTTTTTGACCTGACAGCTGATGATGTGATTGGTTTTGATGCGGTAGTGGATGCAGTAGGTGCCTGGACAGCAGACACTGTGCATATGGTTCCTGATGCAGCCAAACATTTGGCGGCTATCCTAAAAGATTCACAAACACGTTTGCTTGTGGTTGGTGGAGCAGCAAGCCTGTATGTTAATCCAGAACATACCTTGACTGTGGCAGATGTGACAGAGTTTCCAGCGGAAGTATTGCCTGTGCTAAATGCTCACAAGGAAGCACTTGAGGCCCTTCGTCAAGTAGATGATGTCAACTGGACCTATGTAAGCCCAGCAGGTGATTTCCAAGCAGACGGCGAACGGACAGGTCGCTATATTCTTGGCGGTGAAGAGTTGGTCTTGAATAGCAAGGGAGAAAGTGTTATTTCCTATGCAGATTATGCCATTGGTATGATTGACGAGATTGCATCAGGTAATCATCTCAAAGCACGTATCAGCCTTGTCAGCGAGTAA
- a CDS encoding family 43 glycosylhydrolase — translation MKKQVFNPFLPNCEYIPDGEPHIFEDRLYVFGSHDKFDGNQFCLNDYVCYSAPLTDLSDWHYHGIMYRKSQDPFAKSDSIMQAPDVVQGNDGKYYLYYALGKVPFVSVAVSEKPSGPYKYHGIVRWEDGTIAGSRENDIFMFDPGVFKDDDGKIYLYTGFGPEEEGFFKDICKKYQMNGAYAFLLDDDMITIKEYYGSIVPKKKYSKGTSFEGYGFYEAASMRKIENTYYFIYSSERSHELCYATSHSPFKDFVFQGTLISNCDYGLSGSVKYKNYAGNTHGSIVCVNDQWYVFYHRQTNGHTYSRQACAEKLERTKSGHFLQAELTSCGLNDGVLSGNGIYNCSIACHLWSKEGAIYYHAEKDYKKGNHPYFTQKEEDGSTVETQYIANIQDETVVGYKYFDLSKTKEIGIKLDGNGEGKIVLSYDEEFGQEAILGEIEVVATDEKLWFTSVLHTSGSVHSALYLKYMGSGDVNLYKLKLEG, via the coding sequence ATGAAAAAACAAGTTTTTAACCCATTTTTACCCAATTGTGAATATATCCCAGATGGTGAACCGCATATTTTTGAAGATCGATTATATGTCTTTGGTAGCCATGATAAATTTGACGGAAATCAGTTCTGCTTAAATGATTATGTTTGTTACTCTGCTCCACTAACGGATCTTTCTGATTGGCACTACCATGGTATCATGTATCGAAAATCTCAAGATCCTTTTGCAAAAAGTGACAGCATTATGCAAGCCCCCGATGTGGTGCAAGGTAACGATGGCAAATACTATTTATATTATGCGCTTGGAAAAGTACCATTCGTATCCGTTGCTGTAAGCGAGAAACCATCAGGACCATACAAATATCACGGCATTGTCCGGTGGGAGGATGGGACGATTGCTGGTTCACGAGAAAATGATATTTTTATGTTTGACCCAGGTGTCTTCAAAGATGATGATGGAAAAATTTATCTCTATACAGGTTTTGGTCCTGAAGAGGAAGGGTTCTTTAAAGATATTTGTAAAAAGTATCAAATGAATGGTGCATATGCATTCTTACTTGATGACGATATGATCACAATTAAGGAGTATTATGGTTCAATTGTTCCAAAGAAAAAATATAGTAAAGGAACAAGCTTTGAAGGATATGGTTTTTATGAAGCCGCCTCAATGAGAAAAATTGAAAATACTTATTATTTTATTTATTCATCAGAAAGATCACATGAATTATGCTATGCGACAAGTCACAGTCCATTCAAAGATTTTGTCTTTCAAGGAACCTTAATTAGTAATTGTGATTATGGACTTTCAGGGTCAGTAAAATACAAGAATTACGCAGGAAATACACACGGAAGTATCGTGTGTGTCAATGACCAATGGTATGTATTTTACCATCGTCAAACCAATGGGCATACTTACTCGCGGCAAGCATGCGCAGAAAAATTAGAGCGAACTAAAAGTGGGCATTTTCTACAGGCTGAATTAACCAGTTGTGGCTTAAATGATGGGGTATTAAGTGGTAATGGAATTTACAATTGCTCCATTGCTTGTCATCTATGGAGTAAGGAAGGAGCAATCTATTATCATGCGGAAAAAGATTACAAGAAAGGGAATCATCCGTATTTTACTCAGAAAGAGGAAGATGGCTCAACTGTAGAGACTCAATACATAGCCAATATACAAGATGAAACAGTGGTTGGCTATAAATACTTTGACTTATCAAAAACAAAGGAAATCGGAATAAAGCTTGATGGAAATGGTGAGGGTAAGATTGTTCTTTCATATGATGAAGAGTTTGGTCAGGAAGCAATTTTAGGTGAGATTGAAGTAGTTGCGACAGATGAAAAGCTTTGGTTTACATCTGTATTACATACTTCAGGTAGTGTTCATTCAGCTCTATATCTAAAATATATGGGTTCAGGGGATGTAAATCTATACAAATTAAAGTTGGAAGGTTAG
- a CDS encoding Rrf2 family transcriptional regulator, with protein MQISNKFTIAIHALAFIHLFQDQQRVTSKVLANSIQANPVIIRSVLSGLKEAGIVDAKQGSGGFRLAKPLDAISLYDIFVTVDNIDKKGLFNFHENPHPACIVGGNIHAAVDDKLVQVQTAMEKELKTMYMSDVLVDLEKAIEEKVKRT; from the coding sequence ATGCAGATTTCAAATAAATTTACCATTGCCATTCATGCCTTGGCCTTTATCCATCTCTTTCAAGACCAGCAACGTGTCACCAGCAAGGTTTTGGCAAACAGCATTCAAGCCAATCCCGTTATCATTCGCTCGGTTCTATCTGGCTTGAAGGAGGCGGGAATTGTAGATGCCAAGCAAGGTAGCGGCGGATTTCGTTTAGCAAAGCCACTTGATGCCATCAGCCTTTATGACATCTTTGTTACGGTTGACAATATCGATAAGAAAGGCTTGTTCAACTTTCATGAAAATCCCCATCCTGCCTGCATCGTGGGGGGGAATATCCATGCTGCTGTGGACGACAAACTAGTCCAAGTCCAGACAGCTATGGAGAAAGAATTGAAAACCATGTATATGTCTGATGTTCTAGTTGACCTAGAAAAAGCCATTGAAGAAAAAGTGAAAAGGACTTAA